One window of the Pseudomonas lurida genome contains the following:
- the gorA gene encoding glutathione-disulfide reductase, with amino-acid sequence MAYDFDLYVIGAGSGGVRAARFAAGFGAKVAVAESRYLGGTCVNVGCVPKKLLVYGAHFAEDFEQASGFGWSLGEANFDWATLIANKDREINRLNGIYRNLLVNSGVTLHEGHARLIDPHQVEINGERFTAKHILIATGGWPQIPEIPGREHAIGSNEAFFLKELPKRVLVVGGGYIAVEFAGIFHGLGAQTTLLYRGDLFLRGFDGSVRTHLKEELTKRGLDLQFNADIERIDKQADGSLKATLKDGRALEADCVFYATGRRPMLDNLGLENTGVKLDKRGFVEVDDLYQTAEASILAIGDVIGRVQLTPVALAEGMAVARRLFKPEQYRPVDYAMIPTAVFSLPNIGTVGLTEEEAKEKGHKVQVFESRFRPMKLTLTECQEKTLMKLVVDADTDQVLGCHMVGPDAGEIVQGLAIALKAGATKQHFDETIGVHPTAAEEFVTMRTPVAG; translated from the coding sequence ATGGCCTACGATTTTGACCTGTATGTAATTGGCGCCGGTTCCGGCGGTGTTCGCGCGGCGCGCTTTGCCGCAGGCTTTGGTGCCAAGGTGGCCGTGGCGGAAAGCCGCTACTTGGGCGGGACTTGCGTCAACGTCGGTTGCGTGCCGAAAAAGCTGCTGGTGTACGGCGCGCATTTTGCCGAAGATTTCGAGCAGGCCAGCGGGTTTGGCTGGTCCCTGGGTGAGGCGAACTTTGATTGGGCGACCCTCATTGCCAACAAGGATCGCGAGATCAACCGCCTCAATGGTATCTACCGCAACCTGCTGGTCAACAGCGGTGTGACCTTGCATGAGGGGCATGCGCGCCTGATTGATCCGCATCAGGTCGAGATCAACGGCGAGCGTTTTACCGCCAAGCACATCCTGATCGCGACGGGTGGCTGGCCGCAGATCCCGGAGATTCCAGGCCGAGAACACGCTATTGGCTCCAATGAAGCGTTCTTCCTCAAAGAATTGCCCAAGCGCGTCCTGGTCGTCGGTGGTGGTTACATTGCCGTCGAGTTCGCGGGGATCTTCCATGGCCTGGGGGCACAGACCACGCTGCTGTATCGCGGCGACCTGTTCCTGCGCGGCTTCGACGGTTCGGTGCGCACGCACTTGAAAGAAGAGCTGACCAAGCGCGGCCTGGATTTGCAATTCAATGCCGACATCGAGCGCATCGACAAACAAGCCGACGGTAGCCTGAAGGCAACGCTGAAGGACGGCCGTGCGCTGGAAGCCGACTGCGTGTTCTACGCCACGGGGCGTCGTCCGATGCTGGATAACCTGGGGCTGGAAAACACCGGCGTGAAACTCGACAAGCGCGGCTTCGTCGAGGTGGATGACCTGTACCAGACCGCCGAAGCATCGATCCTGGCGATCGGCGACGTGATCGGTCGTGTGCAGTTGACGCCGGTGGCCCTGGCCGAGGGCATGGCCGTGGCGCGCCGCCTGTTCAAGCCTGAACAGTATCGTCCGGTGGATTACGCGATGATCCCTACGGCGGTGTTCAGCCTGCCGAACATCGGCACCGTGGGCCTGACCGAGGAAGAAGCGAAAGAGAAGGGCCACAAGGTGCAGGTCTTTGAAAGCCGGTTCCGGCCGATGAAGCTGACCCTGACGGAGTGCCAGGAGAAGACCCTGATGAAGCTGGTGGTCGACGCCGACACCGACCAAGTGCTGGGCTGCCATATGGTCGGTCCGGACGCGGGTGAAATCGTGCAAGGGCTGGCAATCGCGCTCAAGGCGGGCGCGACCAAGCAGCATTTCGACGAGACCATCGGCGTGCACCCCACGGCGGCGGAAGAGTTCGTCACCATGCGCACGCCAGTGGCGGGCTGA
- a CDS encoding DNA-binding protein codes for MARGGINKAVVQTARLAILARGENPSIDAVRIEMGNTGSKTTIHRYLKELDESETRVTITEAPIDDELGELVARLAQRLKEKAQEPIDLALAQFEQQKAALLAQVQALEEAHGQLKHQFDIQAAALAEESAALHIASTSLQTEQTRNAGLSQACSDYELRINDKDEQIRSLEEKHLHARDALEHYRTAIKEQREQEQRRHEGQLQQVQAELRQAQQSAMVRQDEITQLHRDNERLLIEHRVTVKELTALQEQSRKDQAQQLKLSEQVGLIDSERTLLQERLRVAVLESQSRQEALTEHQHTNKALELELIKAQASIEALRLAAAVAATPEATSKA; via the coding sequence ATGGCTCGCGGCGGCATCAACAAAGCAGTAGTTCAAACGGCACGCCTGGCGATCCTCGCCCGCGGCGAAAACCCCAGCATCGATGCAGTCCGCATCGAGATGGGCAATACCGGCTCGAAAACCACGATTCATCGCTATTTGAAGGAACTGGATGAGAGCGAAACCCGCGTCACCATCACCGAGGCCCCCATAGACGACGAGCTGGGTGAGCTGGTGGCACGGCTGGCCCAACGCCTGAAAGAAAAAGCCCAAGAGCCGATCGACCTGGCCCTGGCGCAGTTCGAACAGCAGAAAGCCGCCCTGCTCGCTCAGGTGCAAGCCCTCGAAGAGGCCCATGGCCAACTCAAGCACCAGTTCGATATTCAAGCCGCCGCCCTGGCAGAAGAAAGCGCCGCCCTGCACATCGCCAGCACCAGCCTGCAAACCGAACAAACCCGTAACGCCGGGCTGAGCCAGGCGTGCAGCGATTACGAGTTACGGATCAACGACAAGGACGAACAGATTCGTTCACTGGAAGAAAAGCACCTGCATGCCCGGGACGCCCTGGAGCACTACCGCACTGCAATCAAGGAGCAGCGCGAGCAGGAACAGCGTCGCCACGAAGGCCAGTTGCAGCAGGTGCAGGCTGAACTGCGCCAGGCGCAGCAGAGCGCCATGGTGCGCCAGGATGAAATCACCCAGCTGCACCGCGACAATGAGCGACTGCTGATTGAGCATCGGGTAACCGTGAAGGAATTAACGGCGCTGCAGGAGCAATCCCGCAAAGATCAGGCCCAACAACTCAAGTTGAGCGAACAGGTCGGCCTGATTGACAGCGAGCGCACCCTGCTTCAGGAGCGCCTGCGTGTCGCGGTGCTGGAGAGCCAGTCTCGCCAGGAAGCGCTGACTGAACACCAGCACACCAACAAGGCGTTGGAGCTGGAGCTGATCAAGGCCCAGGCCAGTATCGAGGCATTGCGCCTGGCGGCCGCCGTTGCGGCGACGCCAGAGGCAACCTCCAAAGCCTGA
- the galU gene encoding UTP--glucose-1-phosphate uridylyltransferase GalU, with amino-acid sequence MIKKCLFPAAGYGTRFLPATKAMPKEMLPVVNKPLIQYGVEEALDAGLNEISIVTGRGKRALEDHFDISYELENQIKGTDKEKYLVGIRKLLDECSFSYTRQTQMKGLGHAILTGRPLIGDEPFAVVLADDLCVNLEGDGVLTQMVKLYQKYRCTIVAVMEVNPTETNKYGVIAGDDIGDGLIRVRDMVEKPAPEDAPSNLAIIGRYILTPDIFKLIEETEPGKGGEIQITDALLKQAKDGCVIAYKFKGQRFDCGGAEGYIEATNFCYEHFYKTGKAY; translated from the coding sequence ATGATCAAGAAATGCTTGTTCCCAGCAGCCGGTTACGGCACTCGCTTCTTGCCAGCGACCAAGGCCATGCCCAAAGAGATGCTGCCGGTGGTGAACAAGCCACTGATTCAGTACGGCGTCGAAGAGGCACTGGATGCCGGTCTGAACGAAATCTCCATCGTGACCGGCCGCGGTAAGCGCGCACTGGAAGACCACTTTGACATCAGCTACGAGCTGGAAAACCAGATCAAGGGCACCGACAAGGAAAAATACCTGGTTGGTATCCGTAAACTGCTCGACGAGTGCTCGTTCTCCTACACCCGTCAAACGCAGATGAAAGGCCTCGGCCACGCCATTCTCACCGGCCGTCCACTGATCGGCGACGAGCCGTTCGCCGTGGTACTGGCGGATGACCTGTGTGTGAACCTGGAAGGCGACGGTGTGCTGACCCAGATGGTCAAGCTCTACCAGAAATACCGTTGCACCATCGTTGCAGTGATGGAAGTGAACCCGACCGAAACCAACAAGTACGGCGTGATCGCCGGCGACGACATTGGCGATGGCCTGATCCGCGTACGTGACATGGTTGAAAAGCCAGCACCGGAAGACGCGCCTTCCAACCTGGCGATCATCGGTCGTTACATCCTGACCCCGGACATCTTCAAGCTGATCGAAGAAACCGAGCCAGGCAAGGGTGGCGAGATCCAGATCACCGACGCCCTGCTCAAGCAAGCCAAAGACGGTTGCGTGATTGCCTACAAGTTCAAGGGCCAGCGTTTCGACTGCGGCGGCGCTGAAGGCTACATCGAGGCAACCAACTTCTGCTACGAGCACTTCTACAAGACGGGCAAGGCTTACTGA
- a CDS encoding site-specific integrase, which yields MSDLDRYLNAATRDNTRRSYRAAIEHFEVSWGGFLPATSDSVARYLVAHAGVLAVNTLKLRLSALAQWHTSQGFPDPTKAPVVRKVLKGIRAVHPAQEKQAEPLQLKHLEQVVASLDAEAKAAALAQDAPRLLRAKRDTALILLGFWRGFRSDELCRLDIEHVQATPGAGISLYLPRSKSDRDNLGKTYHTPALLRLCPVQAYSEWLSASALVRGPVFRGIDRWGNLGEEGLHPNSVIPLLRQALERAGIPAEQYTSHSLRRGFATWAHRSGWDLKSLMSYVGWSDMKSAMRYVEATPFLGMTLATQPLL from the coding sequence ATGAGCGATCTGGATCGTTACCTCAACGCCGCCACCCGCGATAACACGCGGCGCAGCTATCGCGCGGCGATCGAGCATTTCGAAGTGAGTTGGGGCGGTTTCCTGCCGGCAACCAGCGACAGCGTGGCGCGGTATCTGGTCGCCCACGCCGGCGTGCTGGCCGTCAATACCTTGAAGCTGCGGCTGTCGGCATTGGCCCAGTGGCATACAAGCCAGGGGTTTCCCGACCCGACCAAGGCGCCGGTGGTGCGCAAGGTGCTCAAGGGCATCCGTGCCGTGCACCCGGCGCAGGAGAAGCAGGCCGAGCCGCTGCAGCTCAAGCACCTGGAGCAGGTGGTCGCGTCGCTAGACGCTGAAGCGAAGGCGGCGGCACTGGCGCAGGACGCGCCGCGGTTGCTGCGTGCCAAGCGTGACACCGCGCTGATCCTGCTGGGCTTCTGGCGTGGCTTTCGTAGCGATGAGCTGTGCCGGCTCGACATCGAGCATGTGCAGGCCACGCCCGGCGCCGGCATCAGCCTGTACCTGCCGCGCAGCAAAAGCGACCGCGACAACCTCGGCAAGACCTACCACACGCCAGCACTGCTGCGCCTATGCCCGGTGCAGGCCTACAGCGAATGGCTCAGCGCCTCGGCCCTCGTTCGTGGCCCGGTGTTTCGCGGTATTGATCGCTGGGGCAACCTGGGGGAGGAGGGCTTGCACCCCAACAGCGTCATCCCACTGCTGCGCCAGGCGCTGGAACGTGCCGGCATCCCCGCCGAGCAATACACCAGCCACTCGCTGCGCCGCGGCTTCGCCACTTGGGCCCATCGCAGTGGCTGGGACCTGAAGTCGTTGATGAGTTACGTCGGCTGGAGCGACATGAAATCTGCCATGCGCTATGTTGAAGCGACGCCCTTTCTGGGCATGACTTTGGCGACCCAACCGCTGCTTTGA